The following coding sequences are from one Vulpes vulpes isolate BD-2025 chromosome 12, VulVul3, whole genome shotgun sequence window:
- the RRAGA gene encoding ras-related GTP-binding protein A, whose translation MPNTAMKKKVLLMGKSGSGKTSMRSIIFANYIARDTRRLGATIDVEHSHVRFLGNLVLNLWDCGGQDTFMENYFTSQRDNIFRNVEVLIYVFDVESRELEKDMHYYQSCLEAILQNSPDAKIFCLVHKMDLVQEDQRDLIFKEREEDLRRLSRPLECACFRTSIWDETLYKAWSSIVYQLIPNVQQLEMNLRNFAQIIEADEVLLFERATFLVISHYQCKEQRDVHRFEKISNIIKQFKLSCSKLAASFQSMEVRNSNFAAFIDIFTSNTYVMVVMSDPSIPSAATLINIRNARKHFEKLERVDGPKHSLLMR comes from the coding sequence ATGCCCAACACAGCCATGAAGAAGAAGGTGCTGCTGATGGGGAAGAGCGGGTCGGGGAAGACCAGCATGCGGTCGATTATCTTTGCAAACTATATCGCTCGCGACACCCGGCGCCTGGGTGCCACCATCGATGTGGAGCACTCCCACGTCCGATTCCTGGGCAACCTGGTGCTCAACCTGTGGGACTGTGGCGGCCAGGACACCTTCATGGAGAATTACTTCACCAGCCAGCGAGACAACATCTTCCGTAACGTGGAGGTGCTGATCTACGTGTTTGACGTGGAGAGCCGCGAACTGGAAAAGGACATGCATTATTACCAGTCGTGTCTGGAGGCCATCCTCCAGAACTCTCCGGATGCCAAAATCTTCTGCCTGGTGCACAAAATGGATCTGGTCCAGGAGGATCAGCGTGACCTGATTTTTAAAGAGCGAGAGGAAGACCTGCGGCGTTTGTCTCGCCCCCTGGAATGCGCTTGTTTTCGAACCTCCATCTGGGACGAAACGCTCTACAAAGCCTGGTCCAGTATTGTCTACCAGCTCATTCCCAATGTGCAGCAGCTGGAGATGAACCTCAGGAATTTTGCCCAAATTATTGAGGCCGACGAAGTCCTGCTGTTCGAGAGGGCTACGTTCTTGGTCATTTCCCATTACCAGTGCAAGGAGCAGCGTGATGTCCACCGGTTCGAGAAGATCAGCAACATCATTAAGCAGTTCAAGCTGAGCTGCAGTAAATTAGCCGCTTCTTTCCAGAGCATGGAAGTTCGAAATTCTAACTTCGCGGCCTTCATCGACATCTTCACCTCAAACACGTACGTGATGGTGGTTATGTCTGACCCGTCGATCCCTTCCGCAGCTACTCTGATCAACATTCGCAATGCCAGGAAACACTTTGAGAAGCTGGAGAGAGTGGATGGCCCCAAGCACAGCCTCCTGATGCGTTGA